From one Branchiostoma floridae strain S238N-H82 chromosome 3, Bfl_VNyyK, whole genome shotgun sequence genomic stretch:
- the LOC118412638 gene encoding perivitellin-2 31 kDa subunit-like → MAGSCRLPIVALLLLGHCLIASARSRSAGYDWKRTDGALKHVSVGAAGVWGVNKHGMIYYRVGTYGDENSVGSRWQSVAGRLTHISVGRDVVWGVSADDNIYRRTGISMQNPTGTGWVRVSGKLRVVDVSSTSNAVWGVTSRQRIYRWTGSTWTLIPGRLSFVSVGLSGVWGVNSAGYIYYRVGTAYNENSAGTDWKQVPGALAKISVGNGIVWGVNKIGAIYYREGITRDNPTGTRWVGDSRGLTTLDVSSSSNQVWGVKREGAIYKKMGIISASKRTVEAGETLQDLRDVLLDLKEAAEIEQETRELEDMEEDAEKELRELEDMGEDADIEEDPEEEMRELEDMEEDAGLEDTEKEVRELEDIEEDAGMAEDDE, encoded by the exons ATGGCGGGCAGCTGCAGATTGCCAATTGTCGCTCTTCTTCTGTTGG GTCATTGTCTGATTGCTTCTGCCAGATCTAGATCTGCAG GTTATGACTGGAAGCGTACAGACGGCGCCCTGAAGCACGTGTCCGTGGGAGCAGCAGGCGTGTGGGGAGTGAACAAACACGGGATGATTTACTACCGCGTCGGGACCTACGGTGATGAGAACTCCGTGGGCAGCAGGTGGCAGAGTGTCGCTGGTAGGCTAACGCACATCAGCGTGGGACGCGACGTCGTTTGGGGCGTGAGCGCTGACGACAACATCTACAGGAGGACGG GCATCAGCATGCAGAATCCTACAGGAACTGGCTGGGTGAGAGTTAGTGGGAAGCTGAGGGTGGTTGATGTCAGCTCAACTAGCAACGCCGTCTGGGGAGTCACCAGCAGGCAACGGATTTATAGATGGACAG GTTCAACCTGGACACTTATCCCTGGGAGGTTGTCCTTTGTTTCCGTGGGACTCTCCGGCGTCTGGGGCGTCAACAGCGCTGGGTACATCTACTACCGGGTGGGCACGGCCTATAACGAAAACTCTGCTGGGACCGATTGGAAACAAGTTCCGGGAGCCTTGGCTAAGATCAGCGTGGGGAACGGAATCGTCTGGGGGGTAAACAAAATTGGCGCAATATACTACCgagaag GCATCACCCGAGATAACCCGACCGGAACCAGGTGGGTGGGGGATTCTCGTGGGCTTACAACCTTGGACGTCAGCTCCAGCTCAAACCAGGTCTGGGGAGTCAAAAGGGAGGGTGCTATCTATAAGAAGATGGGCATCATCTCCG CTTCCAAGCGTACGGTTGAGGCGGGGGAGACCCTGCAAGACTTACGCGACGTCTTGCTGGATTTGAAGGAGGCAGCCGAGATCGAGCAGGAGACCAGGGAGCTGGAAGACATGGAAGAAGACGCCGAAAAGGAACTGAGAGAGCTGGAAGACATGGGAGAAGACGCCGATATTGAAGAAGACCCCGAAGAAGAAATGAGGGAGCTGGAAGACATGGAGGAAGACGCCGGCTTAGAAGACACCGAAAAGGAAGTGAGGGAGCTGGAAGACATAGAAGAAGACGCCGGCATGGCTGAAGATGACGAGTGA